CCGTGGAGTACGACGCTGACCTCGTTCCCGTGCTCGACAACGAGAAGGACCTGGCGCTGCGTGCGCTGGCGGTCGAGCGCGACGGCGTCGAGAACCCCCGCAAGGACCTGCGCAAGTGGTCGGACTTCCGGCCGGCGTACGGATTCTTCTTCACCGAGCTGTTCGTCCCGGTGGACGGACCGGGCGACGAGCGGCTGGCTCCGCTCGGTGTCGCAGCCGATGTCGTCACGGCGTTCGCGGCGGATCTCGTCGCGAACTACGAGCATCTCGACGACCCGCAGGAGTGGTTCGACCAGATCCGTACTCTCGCCGGCAAGCACCGGTTCGCGCCGAACGCCAAGGAGTACAAGAAGGATCCGGACGCGTACGTCGGCTCGATCCGCGAGGCCTCGCAGCTCGTGCGCGTCGCGATCACCGGCGCCACCCGGAGCCCCGATCTGCACGCGACCGCACAGGCCCTCGGGGCCCCGGAAGTACTGCGTCGCCTGCGCGCGCTGACGTCTTAGAGCACGAACTGGAAACGGTGACTGACGGAGCGTGCTCTGGGCTCCGTCGGTGTGATACACCATTTCTCGGCCAGCGGTGGGGCTGGCGGTGGGGAAAGAAAGTTTTGATTCGTTACCAACCAGACGTGAAGTAGCGACGTCTGTCTTGTGGAAGCACTAATTGGGGGAAGGACAAGGGAAACATGGGCATTCTGCGTAAGTTCGGCGCTACCCTGACGGCCGCCGCGTTCGTGGGCGTCGGCGCACTGTCGGCGACCACTTCGGCTGAGGCCGCGCCTCAGGTGACGGCGTCGGCGCAGAACTCGACCACGGCGCCGGCTCCGGTCGGTCAGCCGCCGAAGGCCGCAGCGGCGAAGCCGAAGGCGACCTCGAACAGCAAGCTGATCGCGAAGTACCGCATTGACCGCCGGTGCATCACCAAGGGCCGCGTGCTGTGCATCAACAAGAAGACCCGCAAGCTGGTCTACATGGTGAACGGCAAGCCGGTGCAGGTGATGGACGTCCGGTTCGGTTCCAGCCGGACCCCGACGCGTAACGGCGTCTTCCGCGTCTACCGCAAGTCGAAGAACCACGTGTCGTCGCTGTACCACACCAAGATGCCGTACGCGATGTTCTTCAGCGGCGGCCAGGCGGTGCACTACTCCTCGGACTTCAAGGCCCGCGGCTACAACGGCGCCTCGCACGGTTGTGCGAACATCCGCGACAAGAAGAAGATCGCCTGGGTCTTCTCCCGGGTGAAGGTCGGCGACCGCGTCGTCGTCTACAGCAAGTGAGCTGAAGCAACACGCACACAGCGGCCGGGGCCCTACACCCCGGCCGCTGTCGCGTTTCCGGTCTCGCTGTGGAGGTCCTCCGGTACTCTGAGCCAACCAGATGGCCGGTGAGGACGTCCTACAAGTGTGGGACGAGGTCTATCCGAGGGGGTCTCGATGCGCGGGCTGTTGATTCGCAAGTTGCTGAGCGGGCTGGTTGCCGGGGGCGCGATTGCTGCACTCCTGAGTACCGGAACGAGTGCGACCGCGGCCCCGCAGGACCTGAAGACGGTGCCGTTCGAGGTGAGCGGTGAGCTGCCGATCTACCCGAAGGCGCTGTGGAAGAACGGCTCCAGCGGGACGAACGTCCGCAAGGTCGAGGCGCGGCTGGTGCAGCTGAAGCTGCTCGAGAAGCGCTACCTGGACAACGAGTTCGGGACCATGACCCGGTCCGCGGTGAAGAAGTTCCAGAAGTCCAAGGGCATTCCCCAGCTCGGGTACATCGACCAGAACACCTGGGACCAGCTGGTGAAGGTCACCCACGAACCGACCCAGACCGAGCTGTTCCCGCCGGTGCCGGTGGTGAACGGCAAGAAGCTCGACGCGCGCTGCGCGACCGGTGTGGCACTGTGCATCGACAAGTCCACCCGCAAGCTGCGGTACGTCGTCGACGGTGTGGTGAAGATGCAGCTGGACGTCCGGTTCGGCGCGGTGAAGACCGCGACCCGGGAAGGCAGCTTCACGGTCGGTTGGAAGAGCCGGAACCACGTCTCGAAGCTGTACGACTCGAAGATGCCGTACGCGATGTTCTTCAGCGGCGGCCAGGCGGTGCACTACTCGTCGGACTTCGCGGCCCGCGGCTACAACGGCGCGTCCCACGGCTGCGTGAACGTCCGCGACCTGGCCAAGATCAAGGTCCTCTTCGACCAGATCCACGTCGGCGACAAGGTGATCGTCTACCGCTCGTAGTCAGAGCGGGCGGGGGCCTCTGCGGCGGCGGATGGCGCCCCAGCCGCCGCGGCCACGGCCGGTGGCGGCGCGCAGAGCGGGGCGGGCGTCCACGAGGTACACGGCGGAGGCGACGATGCCGATCAGGCCGAAGAAGCTCAGCCAGCCCTGGAACACCTGACTCAGTGTGAACACGGACAGGATCAGCACCCAGCCGGGTTTGGTGAGCTTGTCGGCGGCGATGAACACCGCCCGTGGCCGGAACACCGCGTCGGCGAGCGCGACCAGCTTGAACGCAAGCAGCACCCACCAGATGACCGACAGCGGATCGTCGAACCCGGGGATCAGGCTCCGGAAGGTGATCATGCTACGAGCCTAACCGACAGAACGGGCGGCCCACCTCTGCTCAGTCGCAGCTGTGGACCGCCCGGTCGCAGGATTCACCCGGAGAGGGGTGAATCGTTACTGTCTGTCGTGATTCAGTCGCCGACCTTGTCGGCCGCGGACTCGGCGGCCTTGGTGGCGGCCTTCGCGGTCTTGCGGGCGCTGGTCGCGGTCGCCTTGACGTTGCGGGTCGCGGTCGTGGCGGTCTTCTTCGCGGTGGTGCGGGTGGCCTTGGCCTTGCTCACCGTGGTCTTGGCGGTGCTGACCAGGTCCTCGGTCGCCTCCTGGTGGCGGATCCGCTCGACCAGGTCCTTGCCGCGGCCGGCGAGGTCCTCGTAGGTCTCCTCGGCCTGACCGAGGACGGTGGTGAAACCGGCCTGCGCGGTCTTCGGGAACTCACGCAGCTTGGCCGGGGCCGTGCGCGCGTCGGCGACGATCGCCTCGAAGCGCTTGGTCAGCTCGGCCTGCGCCTTGGTCAGCTCCTTGGTGAGCTCGGTCTGCAGGTTCTTCTGGTCGATCTTCGCGAACCGGGCGGTCACGTCCTCGCCGACGGCGCGGACCTTCTCGACCGCGAGGTCGCCGGCGCCGGCGATCGCGTAGAACGGCGTAACA
This Kribbella sp. NBC_00482 DNA region includes the following protein-coding sequences:
- a CDS encoding DUF2516 family protein, encoding MITFRSLIPGFDDPLSVIWWVLLAFKLVALADAVFRPRAVFIAADKLTKPGWVLILSVFTLSQVFQGWLSFFGLIGIVASAVYLVDARPALRAATGRGRGGWGAIRRRRGPRPL
- a CDS encoding L,D-transpeptidase family protein; translation: MRGLLIRKLLSGLVAGGAIAALLSTGTSATAAPQDLKTVPFEVSGELPIYPKALWKNGSSGTNVRKVEARLVQLKLLEKRYLDNEFGTMTRSAVKKFQKSKGIPQLGYIDQNTWDQLVKVTHEPTQTELFPPVPVVNGKKLDARCATGVALCIDKSTRKLRYVVDGVVKMQLDVRFGAVKTATREGSFTVGWKSRNHVSKLYDSKMPYAMFFSGGQAVHYSSDFAARGYNGASHGCVNVRDLAKIKVLFDQIHVGDKVIVYRS
- a CDS encoding L,D-transpeptidase, translated to MGILRKFGATLTAAAFVGVGALSATTSAEAAPQVTASAQNSTTAPAPVGQPPKAAAAKPKATSNSKLIAKYRIDRRCITKGRVLCINKKTRKLVYMVNGKPVQVMDVRFGSSRTPTRNGVFRVYRKSKNHVSSLYHTKMPYAMFFSGGQAVHYSSDFKARGYNGASHGCANIRDKKKIAWVFSRVKVGDRVVVYSK